One Streptomyces sp. R28 DNA window includes the following coding sequences:
- a CDS encoding transglutaminase domain-containing protein, giving the protein MQMIQQTADLSAYLAADEAIDHHHPLVRETAARLADGVADSYEYARAAFEFVRDTVAHSQDSGDLRVTWRASDVLEQGTGICYAKAHALAALLRAEDIPTALCYQKFEVVHGLVAVRFNGAWHRQDPRGNKPGVDAQFSLDGEQLAFEPDPASDEMDCPVLYAAPHPVVLDTLKAALDRPHLWRTLPTAL; this is encoded by the coding sequence ATGCAGATGATCCAGCAAACCGCCGACCTGTCCGCGTACTTGGCCGCTGACGAGGCGATCGACCATCACCACCCGCTCGTCCGTGAGACGGCTGCGAGGCTCGCCGACGGCGTGGCGGACTCGTATGAATATGCGCGGGCGGCGTTCGAGTTCGTGCGGGACACCGTTGCCCACTCACAGGACTCCGGCGATCTCCGCGTCACCTGGCGCGCCTCCGACGTCCTGGAACAGGGCACCGGCATCTGCTACGCCAAGGCCCATGCGTTGGCCGCGCTGCTGCGGGCCGAGGACATCCCGACCGCGCTGTGCTACCAGAAGTTCGAGGTGGTACACGGGCTGGTCGCCGTACGGTTCAACGGCGCCTGGCATCGGCAGGATCCGCGGGGCAACAAACCGGGTGTGGACGCCCAGTTCTCACTGGACGGCGAGCAGCTGGCATTCGAGCCCGATCCTGCGTCAGACGAGATGGATTGTCCGGTCCTGTACGCCGCACCCCACCCGGTCGTGCTCGACACCCTCAAGGCCGCCCTCGACCGGCCACATCTGTGGCGGACACTCCCCACCGCACTCTGA
- a CDS encoding VOC family protein, whose translation MVHVLSGRTLLHPTDPERSRAFYGEQLGLAVYREFGTGRQRGTVYFLGGGFLEVSGRSEAPPSPAVQLWLQVEDVVAAHDELRGKGVEIVRPPVKEPWGLVEMWIEDPDGTRIVLVEVPADHPLRYRPGI comes from the coding sequence ATGGTGCACGTACTGAGCGGACGGACCCTCCTCCACCCCACCGACCCCGAGCGTTCCCGTGCCTTCTACGGCGAGCAGTTGGGGCTCGCCGTCTACCGCGAGTTCGGCACGGGGCGGCAGCGCGGCACCGTCTACTTCCTCGGCGGTGGCTTCCTGGAGGTCTCCGGCCGTTCCGAGGCCCCGCCGTCCCCGGCCGTCCAGCTGTGGCTGCAGGTCGAGGACGTGGTGGCGGCGCACGACGAGCTGCGGGGCAAGGGGGTCGAGATCGTGCGGCCGCCGGTGAAGGAGCCGTGGGGGCTGGTCGAGATGTGGATCGAGGATCCGGACGGGACGCGGATCGTGCTGGTGGAGGTGCCGGCGGATCATCCGCTGCGGTACCGGCCGGGGATCTGA
- a CDS encoding MarR family winged helix-turn-helix transcriptional regulator: MTGTNGGPTGTRRDTVAAVVRQWQAVHPDLDTAPMEIIGRINRCAALLQQAEDAPLRRVGLSRPEFDLLGALRRTGHELTPSELTRETFSSGAAVTKRLKQLTERGLVERRGDTRDRRVAHVRLTDAGRDLVDGVLPEQLAYETTVLSGVDPQGQGELAVLLGELLGQLEGRLGTPRG, translated from the coding sequence ATGACGGGGACCAACGGCGGGCCGACCGGGACGAGACGGGACACGGTGGCCGCCGTGGTCCGGCAGTGGCAGGCCGTCCATCCCGACCTCGACACCGCACCCATGGAGATCATCGGCCGCATCAACCGCTGCGCCGCCCTCCTGCAGCAGGCCGAGGACGCTCCGCTGCGCCGGGTGGGCCTCAGCCGCCCCGAGTTCGACCTGCTCGGCGCGCTGCGCCGCACCGGCCATGAGCTGACCCCCAGTGAACTCACCCGCGAGACCTTCTCCTCGGGCGCCGCCGTCACCAAACGCCTCAAGCAGCTGACCGAACGCGGCCTGGTGGAGCGCCGCGGCGACACCCGTGACCGCCGCGTCGCCCACGTCCGTCTCACGGACGCGGGCCGGGACCTCGTCGACGGCGTCCTGCCCGAGCAACTCGCGTACGAGACGACCGTACTGTCCGGCGTCGACCCGCAAGGGCAGGGCGAACTGGCGGTTCTGCTCGGCGAGTTGCTCGGCCAGCTGGAAGGCCGGCTGGGGACGCCGCGCGGCTGA
- a CDS encoding DUF6421 family protein yields MTEILVQAASGEQVPPATRVVEHPAWPVLKDAVERIRPWQSKDGSIDFEAEGAPGRADAEAAVRRVVEAVEELSALLPHDAAYHQALMKDLSRWAEGGFEVPDFLDSLLAFQPAANRADGLQHLVVFPMYTQNGNPDRNLEAVVLRMVWPDWLAELERTRYDNPLFCGIKFEDFTAGYDTNSAVLFPETIAVREAPERFTWGGIFCDREAARFRRVTDAAVDILGLELPEDIAAMVHDQKRCEEAFVLWDMVHDRTHSHGDLPFDPFMIKQRQPFWMYGLEELRCDLTAFKEAVKLQDDGVPQARDVQYAVLFDRMFRFPVTGERVRNYDGLGGQLLFAYLHKHDVVRWTDNKLFIDWQRAPQVTNQLCADIETLYRDGIDRPKLVHWFAGYELVSTYLAPHPGSRWAKGPDALDLTQPPRKLVDDVLPDEFPLSMFYEALSKKLKNVIASTKGITADSAERVAA; encoded by the coding sequence ATGACGGAAATTCTTGTGCAGGCGGCTTCGGGGGAGCAGGTTCCTCCCGCGACCAGGGTGGTGGAGCACCCGGCGTGGCCGGTGCTCAAGGATGCCGTGGAGCGGATCCGGCCATGGCAGTCCAAGGACGGGTCGATCGACTTCGAGGCCGAGGGTGCGCCCGGGCGCGCGGACGCCGAGGCCGCCGTACGGCGTGTCGTGGAGGCCGTCGAGGAGCTCTCCGCGCTGCTGCCGCACGACGCCGCGTACCACCAGGCCCTGATGAAGGACCTGAGCCGCTGGGCCGAAGGCGGCTTCGAGGTGCCGGACTTCCTCGACTCGCTGCTGGCCTTCCAGCCCGCCGCGAACCGCGCGGACGGCCTGCAGCACCTGGTCGTCTTCCCGATGTACACGCAGAACGGCAACCCCGACCGCAACCTCGAGGCGGTCGTGCTGCGCATGGTCTGGCCGGACTGGCTGGCCGAGCTGGAGCGCACCCGCTACGACAACCCGCTGTTCTGCGGCATCAAGTTCGAGGACTTCACGGCCGGCTACGACACCAACTCCGCGGTCCTCTTCCCGGAGACCATCGCCGTGCGTGAAGCGCCCGAGCGGTTCACCTGGGGCGGCATCTTCTGCGACCGCGAGGCCGCCCGCTTCCGCCGCGTCACCGACGCCGCCGTCGACATCCTGGGCCTGGAGCTGCCCGAGGACATCGCCGCGATGGTCCACGACCAGAAGCGCTGCGAAGAGGCATTCGTGCTGTGGGACATGGTCCACGACCGCACCCACAGCCACGGCGACCTGCCGTTCGACCCGTTCATGATCAAGCAGCGCCAGCCGTTCTGGATGTACGGCCTCGAAGAGCTGCGCTGCGACCTCACCGCCTTCAAGGAGGCCGTGAAGCTGCAGGACGACGGCGTCCCGCAGGCCCGTGACGTGCAGTACGCGGTGCTGTTCGACCGAATGTTCCGCTTCCCGGTCACCGGCGAGCGCGTGCGCAACTACGACGGCCTCGGCGGCCAGCTCCTCTTCGCCTACCTGCACAAGCACGACGTCGTCCGCTGGACCGACAACAAGCTGTTCATCGACTGGCAGCGCGCCCCGCAGGTCACCAACCAGCTGTGCGCCGACATCGAGACGCTGTACCGCGACGGCATCGACCGCCCGAAGCTCGTCCACTGGTTCGCCGGCTACGAGCTCGTCTCCACCTATCTCGCCCCGCACCCGGGATCCCGCTGGGCCAAGGGCCCGGACGCCCTCGACCTGACCCAGCCGCCGCGCAAGCTCGTCGATGACGTGCTTCCGGACGAGTTTCCGCTGAGCATGTTCTATGAGGCCCTGTCCAAGAAGCTGAAGAACGTGATCGCCTCCACCAAGGGCATCACGGCGGACAGCGCCGAGCGGGTCGCCGCGTGA
- a CDS encoding low specificity L-threonine aldolase codes for MNPPKTDARRHHDPDVRGFASDNYAGAHPEVLAALALANGGHQVAYGEDDYTENLQRIVRSHFGATAEAFPVFNGTGANVVALQAVTDRWGAVICAESAHIQVDECGAPERVGGLKLLTVPTPDGKLTPELIDKQAYGWEDEHRAMPQVVSITQSTELGTLYTPDEIRAICDHAHAHGMKVHLDGARIANAAASLNVPMRTFTNAVGVDILSLGGTKNGALFGEAVVVLNQDAVSHMKHLRKLSMQLASKMRFVSVQLEALLAKDLWLRNARHANEMAQRLAEGVRAVHGVEILYPVQANGVFAKLPHDVSERLQKRFRFYFWDEAAGVVRWMCAFDTTEEDVDAFVAALKEEMAR; via the coding sequence GTGAACCCTCCGAAGACCGACGCCCGTCGTCATCACGACCCGGACGTCCGCGGTTTCGCCAGTGACAACTACGCGGGGGCCCACCCCGAGGTGCTCGCCGCCCTGGCCCTGGCCAACGGCGGGCACCAGGTCGCGTACGGCGAGGACGACTACACCGAGAACCTCCAGCGGATCGTCCGCAGCCACTTCGGCGCCACCGCCGAGGCGTTCCCGGTGTTCAACGGCACCGGCGCGAACGTCGTCGCGCTCCAGGCGGTCACCGACCGCTGGGGCGCGGTGATCTGCGCCGAGAGCGCGCACATCCAGGTCGACGAGTGCGGGGCGCCGGAGCGCGTCGGCGGGCTGAAGCTGCTCACCGTGCCCACGCCCGACGGCAAGCTGACTCCCGAGCTGATCGACAAGCAGGCGTACGGCTGGGAGGACGAGCACCGGGCGATGCCGCAGGTCGTCTCGATCACCCAGAGCACCGAGCTCGGCACCCTCTACACGCCGGACGAGATCCGCGCGATCTGCGACCACGCCCACGCGCACGGCATGAAGGTGCACCTGGACGGCGCCCGGATAGCCAACGCGGCCGCCTCCCTGAACGTCCCCATGCGGACGTTCACCAACGCGGTCGGCGTCGACATCCTCTCCCTCGGCGGCACCAAGAACGGCGCGCTGTTCGGCGAGGCGGTCGTCGTCCTCAACCAGGACGCCGTCAGCCACATGAAGCACCTGCGCAAGCTGTCCATGCAGCTCGCCTCCAAGATGCGCTTCGTGTCGGTGCAGTTGGAGGCCCTGCTCGCCAAGGACCTGTGGCTGCGCAACGCCCGCCACGCCAACGAGATGGCCCAGCGGCTGGCCGAGGGCGTCCGCGCCGTGCACGGCGTCGAGATCCTCTACCCCGTGCAGGCCAACGGCGTGTTCGCCAAGCTCCCGCACGACGTGAGCGAGCGCCTGCAGAAGAGGTTCCGCTTCTACTTCTGGGACGAGGCAGCGGGCGTCGTGCGCTGGATGTGCGCCTTCGACACGACCGAGGAGGACGTGGACGCGTTCGTGGCGGCGCTGAAGGAGGAGATGGCCCGCTAG
- a CDS encoding SDR family NAD(P)-dependent oxidoreductase produces the protein MAGNGALSGAVIAVAGAGGPAGQAALLRLAEAGATVIGSDNDPERLAEAVDAASYAHGGATVVGDTVDLLDREATRDWATRIEKDFGRVDGLVHLVGGWRGSETFVKTSLDDWDFLELLLIRTVQHTSLAFFEGLQRSDRGRYVLISAAGASKPTAGNASYAAAKAAAEAWTLALADAFHKAGGPDGPTSAAAILVVKALVHDAMRAERPNAKFAGFTDVKDLADAVVGVWDKPAAEVNGTRLWLTEKP, from the coding sequence ATGGCGGGGAACGGAGCACTCAGCGGTGCGGTGATCGCGGTGGCCGGTGCGGGCGGGCCCGCAGGCCAGGCGGCGCTGCTACGGCTGGCCGAGGCGGGCGCGACCGTCATCGGCTCGGACAACGACCCGGAGCGGCTCGCCGAGGCCGTGGACGCGGCGAGCTACGCGCACGGCGGTGCCACCGTCGTCGGCGACACGGTCGACCTGCTGGACCGCGAGGCGACCCGTGACTGGGCCACCCGGATCGAGAAGGACTTCGGCCGCGTCGACGGCCTGGTCCACCTCGTCGGCGGCTGGCGCGGCAGCGAGACCTTCGTCAAGACGAGCCTCGACGACTGGGACTTCCTCGAACTGCTGCTGATCCGCACCGTGCAGCACACCTCGCTGGCCTTCTTCGAGGGCCTGCAGCGCAGCGACCGCGGACGGTATGTGCTGATCAGCGCCGCCGGCGCCTCGAAGCCGACCGCGGGCAACGCCTCGTACGCCGCCGCCAAGGCCGCCGCCGAGGCCTGGACGCTCGCGCTGGCCGACGCCTTCCACAAGGCCGGGGGCCCCGACGGGCCGACGTCCGCGGCTGCCATCCTGGTGGTGAAGGCGCTGGTGCACGACGCGATGCGCGCCGAGCGACCCAACGCGAAGTTCGCGGGCTTCACGGACGTCAAGGACCTGGCCGATGCCGTCGTCGGCGTCTGGGACAAGCCCGCCGCCGAAGTGAATGGAACCCGTCTGTGGCTGACCGAGAAGCCGTGA
- a CDS encoding VOC family protein translates to MKLDKPVSGGPCWTELGTDDLAAAKRFYEGLFGWRAETDPRQEAGGYTIAHLGDAAVAALTPLYQEGQPVAWNVSFAVPDADTAAARVTEAGGSVLVGPMDVFDVGRFAVAMDPTGAAFQLWQARSFTGAGLLSAPGSLGWVELLTRVPERAVEFYTTVFGWSVNASEHYTQWGIDGADFGGMVTMDDKFPHEVPAHWLPYFAVDDVDMTSADATEAGGTVLMEATSVPEGPRIAVLRDPQGAMFGVYRAADEK, encoded by the coding sequence ATGAAGCTCGACAAGCCGGTGTCCGGCGGGCCCTGCTGGACCGAGCTCGGGACCGACGACCTGGCCGCGGCGAAGCGGTTCTACGAGGGGTTGTTCGGCTGGCGCGCCGAGACCGATCCCCGCCAGGAAGCGGGCGGCTACACGATCGCCCACCTCGGGGACGCGGCGGTGGCCGCGCTGACGCCGCTGTACCAGGAGGGTCAGCCGGTGGCGTGGAACGTGTCGTTCGCGGTGCCGGACGCGGACACCGCCGCCGCGCGGGTGACGGAGGCCGGCGGCTCGGTGCTGGTCGGTCCGATGGACGTGTTCGACGTGGGCCGCTTCGCGGTCGCCATGGACCCGACGGGTGCGGCCTTCCAGCTGTGGCAGGCGCGGTCCTTCACGGGCGCGGGGCTGCTCAGCGCGCCCGGCTCGCTGGGCTGGGTGGAGCTGCTGACCCGGGTACCCGAACGGGCCGTGGAGTTCTACACCACGGTGTTCGGCTGGAGCGTCAACGCCTCCGAGCACTACACGCAGTGGGGCATCGACGGCGCCGACTTCGGCGGCATGGTGACGATGGACGACAAGTTCCCGCACGAGGTTCCGGCGCACTGGCTGCCCTACTTCGCCGTGGACGACGTGGACATGACGTCCGCGGACGCCACGGAGGCGGGCGGCACCGTCCTCATGGAGGCCACCTCCGTCCCCGAGGGACCGCGCATCGCCGTGCTGCGGGACCCGCAGGGGGCGATGTTCGGCGTGTACCGGGCGGCCGACGAGAAGTGA
- a CDS encoding glycerophosphodiester phosphodiesterase, translated as MNFLTIGHRGVMGVEPENTLRSFVAAQQAGLDVIELDLHLSKDGALVVMHDTDVDRTTDGTGAIADKTLAELRALDAGRGERVPVFEEVLDAVKSPLQAEIKDVAAARALAEVMTGRDLISRVEVSSFHDDAVAEIARLVPGVRTALIASRYGTDIVDRAVAVGAATVCLNVRRLTLEVVEHARKADLRIIGWVVNTQDHLRLVRALQLDGATTDYPEIKRTGRFTA; from the coding sequence TTGAACTTCCTTACCATCGGTCACCGCGGAGTCATGGGTGTCGAACCCGAGAACACCCTCCGTTCCTTCGTCGCCGCCCAGCAGGCCGGCCTCGACGTCATCGAACTCGATCTCCACCTGAGCAAGGACGGCGCCCTCGTCGTCATGCACGACACCGACGTGGACCGCACGACCGACGGCACCGGCGCGATCGCCGACAAGACCCTCGCCGAGCTGCGTGCCCTGGACGCGGGCCGCGGCGAGCGCGTCCCGGTCTTCGAAGAGGTCCTGGACGCCGTGAAGTCGCCGCTCCAGGCCGAGATCAAGGACGTCGCGGCGGCACGGGCGCTCGCCGAGGTGATGACCGGACGTGACCTCATCTCCCGGGTCGAGGTGTCCTCGTTCCACGACGACGCGGTCGCCGAGATCGCCCGCCTGGTGCCGGGGGTACGGACCGCGCTGATCGCCAGCCGCTACGGCACCGACATCGTGGACCGCGCCGTCGCGGTCGGCGCCGCGACCGTCTGCCTCAACGTCCGCCGGCTCACCCTGGAGGTCGTGGAGCACGCCCGCAAGGCGGACCTCAGGATCATCGGCTGGGTGGTCAACACCCAGGACCACCTGCGTCTCGTACGGGCGCTGCAACTGGACGGCGCGACCACCGACTACCCGGAGATCAAGCGCACCGGCCGCTTCACGGCGTGA
- a CDS encoding lysophospholipid acyltransferase family protein, with the protein MAELVYRPVVGFAQTLFKAWDLKIDCKGSENIPRSGGAVLVSNHISYLDFVFNGLAALPQKRLVRFMAKESVFRHRISGPLMRGMKHIPVDRKQGEAAYAHALDSLRSGEIVGVFPEATISQSFTLKSFKSGAARMAQEAGVPLIPMAVWGTQRLWTKGHPRNFKRSHTPITIRVGEAIEASKDKYAGAITRQLRERVQELLEAAQRAYPVRPKDADDTWWMPAHLGGTAPTPEQVREADAR; encoded by the coding sequence ATGGCAGAGCTTGTCTACCGTCCCGTCGTCGGTTTCGCCCAGACGTTGTTCAAGGCGTGGGACCTCAAGATCGACTGCAAAGGGTCGGAGAACATTCCGCGCTCGGGCGGAGCTGTGCTGGTGAGCAACCACATCAGCTACCTGGACTTCGTCTTCAACGGACTGGCGGCGCTCCCGCAGAAACGTCTCGTTCGCTTCATGGCGAAAGAGTCCGTCTTCCGGCACCGGATTTCCGGGCCGCTGATGCGCGGTATGAAGCACATCCCCGTGGACCGCAAGCAGGGTGAGGCGGCGTACGCGCACGCCCTGGACTCGCTGAGGTCCGGCGAGATCGTCGGGGTCTTCCCGGAGGCCACGATCTCACAGTCGTTCACCCTGAAGAGCTTCAAGTCGGGCGCCGCGCGAATGGCCCAGGAAGCCGGCGTGCCGCTGATCCCGATGGCCGTGTGGGGCACCCAGCGACTGTGGACCAAGGGCCACCCGCGCAACTTCAAGCGCAGCCACACCCCGATCACGATCCGGGTCGGCGAGGCGATCGAGGCGTCCAAGGACAAGTACGCGGGTGCGATCACCCGGCAGCTGCGCGAGCGCGTCCAGGAACTCCTCGAGGCCGCCCAGCGCGCCTACCCGGTGCGCCCGAAGGACGCCGACGACACCTGGTGGATGCCGGCCCACCTCGGCGGTACGGCACCGACGCCGGAGCAGGTGCGCGAGGCCGACGCCCGCTAG
- a CDS encoding epoxide hydrolase family protein — MTTPHAFPLTPTPVHVSDEVLDDLRTRLTLTRPPLDEGNGDWSYGVPDSYLRELVAYWPDGYDWRKAEAAINVYEHYQVSVCGVPVHFMRKPGRGPRPIPLILTHGWPWTFWHWSKVIDPLADPAAFGGDPADAFDVIVPSLPGFGFPGPLTGFSDVNFWKVSDLWHTLMTETLGYEKYAAGGCDIGGIVSSQLGHKYADELYGIHIGSGLPLDFFSGPRAWDFARNRPLTDDQPADVRARIIEQDHRWASHLAVHMLDGATLAHGLSDSPAGLLAWLLKRWTAWSDNGGDVESVFTKDDLLTHATIYWVNNSIATSMRYYANANRYPWAPAHDRTPVVQAPVGLTFVTYENPPGIHTADERVRAFKTGPQADWFNHVNVNAHDHGGHFIPWENPDAWVGDLRRTFHGRRP, encoded by the coding sequence ATGACCACCCCGCACGCCTTCCCCCTGACGCCCACCCCTGTCCATGTGTCCGACGAGGTCCTCGATGACCTGCGCACCCGTCTCACATTGACCCGTCCGCCGCTGGACGAGGGGAACGGGGACTGGTCCTACGGCGTCCCGGACAGCTATCTGCGTGAGCTGGTCGCCTACTGGCCCGACGGCTACGACTGGCGCAAGGCCGAGGCCGCCATCAACGTCTACGAGCACTACCAGGTGAGCGTCTGCGGTGTCCCGGTCCACTTCATGCGCAAGCCCGGCCGCGGCCCTCGCCCGATCCCGTTGATCCTCACCCACGGCTGGCCGTGGACGTTCTGGCACTGGTCGAAGGTGATCGACCCGCTCGCCGACCCGGCGGCGTTCGGCGGTGACCCCGCCGACGCGTTCGACGTCATCGTGCCGTCCCTGCCCGGCTTCGGTTTCCCCGGCCCCCTCACCGGCTTTTCGGACGTCAACTTCTGGAAGGTCTCAGACCTCTGGCACACCCTGATGACCGAGACCCTGGGATACGAGAAATACGCCGCCGGGGGCTGTGACATCGGCGGAATCGTCTCCAGCCAGCTCGGCCACAAGTACGCCGACGAGCTGTACGGCATCCACATCGGCTCCGGGCTGCCGCTCGACTTCTTCAGCGGCCCCCGCGCCTGGGACTTCGCCCGGAACCGGCCCCTCACCGACGACCAGCCCGCCGACGTCCGCGCCCGCATCATCGAGCAGGACCACCGCTGGGCGTCCCACCTCGCCGTGCACATGCTCGACGGCGCCACCCTGGCCCACGGGCTGAGCGACTCACCCGCCGGACTGCTCGCCTGGCTGCTGAAGCGCTGGACCGCCTGGAGCGACAACGGCGGGGACGTCGAGTCCGTCTTCACCAAGGACGACCTGCTCACCCACGCCACGATCTACTGGGTGAACAACTCCATCGCCACGTCGATGCGTTACTACGCCAATGCCAACCGCTACCCCTGGGCCCCCGCCCACGACCGCACCCCGGTCGTGCAGGCCCCGGTCGGCCTCACCTTCGTCACGTACGAGAACCCGCCCGGCATCCACACCGCCGACGAGCGCGTCCGGGCATTCAAGACCGGCCCGCAGGCCGACTGGTTCAACCACGTCAACGTCAACGCCCACGACCACGGCGGCCACTTCATCCCCTGGGAGAACCCCGACGCCTGGGTGGGCGACCTGCGCCGCACCTTCCACGGCCGCAGGCCCTGA
- a CDS encoding N-acetyltransferase family protein — protein MPALEVRPFRRADRDQLTDLINTLPHSRLRSSGGTPIAAVVPGASVSVNTVLSALERQPDEFITDPWVSERVTLVAEQRDHVVAAAHLLRYRADDEVGPDYRDIGEIDWFVHHPPASFRPDSDEAADLLMSACLARLARWNVRARYASGELPAPAVYGVPRSWPHIRAVYERAGFRHVGDTEVILIAHVADLPHRDPRQGVTVDRTLGECGTRLTAYDDCRALGFVEVDTSLSRPERHPRGTGLADIGNLHIDPSAYGAGLEHWLLGQAADWLRLCGVDRLLAYEAATDRTMIDHLTSAGFREPSRTDRRSQHHPE, from the coding sequence ATGCCCGCACTCGAGGTGCGCCCCTTCCGCCGCGCCGACCGCGACCAGCTCACCGACCTGATCAACACACTTCCCCACTCTCGACTTCGCTCGAGCGGGGGGACCCCCATCGCCGCCGTCGTACCCGGCGCCTCCGTCTCCGTGAACACGGTGCTCAGCGCACTGGAGCGGCAGCCGGACGAGTTCATCACCGACCCCTGGGTGAGCGAGCGCGTGACCCTCGTCGCCGAGCAGCGCGACCACGTCGTGGCCGCCGCTCATCTGCTGCGCTACCGGGCGGACGACGAGGTCGGCCCGGACTACCGGGACATCGGCGAGATCGACTGGTTCGTCCACCATCCGCCGGCCTCCTTCCGGCCGGACTCCGACGAGGCCGCGGACCTGCTGATGAGCGCCTGCCTGGCCCGGCTGGCCCGCTGGAACGTACGCGCCCGGTACGCGAGCGGCGAGCTCCCCGCCCCGGCCGTCTACGGCGTGCCCCGCAGCTGGCCGCACATCCGCGCCGTCTACGAGCGGGCCGGCTTCCGGCATGTCGGGGACACCGAGGTGATCCTGATCGCGCACGTGGCCGACCTGCCGCACCGCGATCCGCGGCAGGGCGTCACCGTCGACCGCACGCTGGGGGAGTGCGGCACCCGCCTCACGGCGTACGACGACTGCCGCGCCCTCGGCTTCGTCGAGGTCGACACATCCCTGTCCCGGCCCGAACGCCACCCCCGGGGCACCGGCCTCGCCGACATCGGCAACCTGCACATCGACCCGTCGGCGTACGGGGCGGGCCTGGAGCACTGGCTTCTGGGGCAGGCCGCCGACTGGCTGCGCCTGTGCGGCGTCGACCGCCTCCTCGCCTACGAAGCGGCGACCGACCGCACGATGATCGACCACCTGACCTCGGCCGGCTTCCGGGAACCGTCCCGCACCGACCGCCGCTCGCAACACCACCCGGAGTGA
- a CDS encoding GNAT family N-acetyltransferase, whose translation METAATPEATGLTFRDATDADVDALVALIESAYRGDASRAGWTTEADILQGQRTDPEGVLAVIKAAASRVLTIERDGQVVACCQLEHRGDHAYFGMFAVSPALQGAGLGKVIITEAERQARETWGATEMHMTVISVRNDLIAWYERRGYRRTGRMTPFPYGDERFGIPQRADLQFELLVKELA comes from the coding sequence ATGGAAACCGCCGCGACGCCCGAAGCCACCGGACTCACCTTCCGCGACGCCACCGACGCAGACGTGGACGCGCTGGTCGCGCTGATCGAGTCCGCCTACCGCGGGGACGCCAGCCGGGCCGGCTGGACGACCGAGGCGGACATCCTCCAAGGGCAGCGGACCGACCCGGAGGGCGTGCTGGCGGTCATCAAGGCCGCCGCCAGCCGGGTGCTGACGATCGAGCGGGACGGCCAGGTCGTCGCCTGCTGCCAGCTCGAACACCGCGGCGACCACGCCTACTTCGGGATGTTCGCGGTCAGCCCCGCACTCCAGGGCGCCGGCCTCGGCAAGGTGATCATCACGGAGGCGGAGCGGCAGGCCCGCGAGACCTGGGGCGCGACCGAGATGCACATGACCGTGATCTCCGTACGGAATGACCTGATCGCCTGGTACGAGCGGCGCGGCTACCGCCGCACGGGACGGATGACCCCGTTCCCGTACGGCGACGAGCGCTTCGGCATTCCGCAGCGCGCCGACCTGCAGTTCGAGCTGCTGGTCAAAGAGCTCGCGTAG